A single region of the Amphiura filiformis chromosome 7, Afil_fr2py, whole genome shotgun sequence genome encodes:
- the LOC140157147 gene encoding tyrosine-protein kinase receptor Tie-1-like: MVMEDTHPSTHGKVICKISDFELAVTLRGETTFIEKEKIRLEVRWMAPECLAQGCFSTKSDVWAFGVVMWELFSKGSKPYAHYTSTHATARDVQKGVLRLDCPKDCEKRWFDRIMSPCWNKNPSRRPDFNRLERLLAQELKTLE; this comes from the exons ATGGTTATGGAGGATACTCACCCCAGTACACATGGAAAagtaatatgcaaaatatcagaTTTTGAATTGGCTGTGACATTACGGGGAGAGACGACCTTTATTGAAAAAGAAAAG ATTCGTCTTGAAGTACGCTGGATGGCTCCTGAATGTTTAGCCCAGGGCTGTTTTAGCACCAAGTCTGATGTATGGGCATTTGGTGTGGTCATGTGGGAGTTGTTCTCAAAAG GTAGCAAACCATATGCTCATTATACAAGCACTCATGCAACCGCCAGAGATGTACAGAAAGGTGTGCTGAGATTAGATTGTCCAAAAGACTGTGAAAAGAGATG GTTTGACAGAATCATGAGTCCCTGTTGGAACAAGAACCCATCTAGACGACCTGATTTTAACAGGCTGGAAAGACTATTGGCTCAAGAATTAAAAACTCTTGAATGA